The Ardenticatenales bacterium DNA window TGCGTCCCAAGCACATGGATTTGTACCGCTAGTTTTTCTCTGGCGGCAGCAGACAACTGAACCCTGCCTGTTCAAAATGCCTATCTGCTGTGCGCACGTTCAAACTGACGATGCAACACCGTGCTTTATTTCATCGGCAATCCTACACGGGAGTCTGGCGAAATCCACATAGGGTGGCCGGAGCCGCAGCTTTAGCCGGACCAAACGCCATTTGTGGGTCGGCTGAAGCCGCCACGTCAAAAACGCCAGTGTCCAGTAGTCATAATGTCCAGGAGCAGCGCGACATGGCTCAATGATGACAAGCTGTTTCCGGGGTTGAATGGATCTTCTTGTCTGGCGAGGGAGGAGAAACGGCCCATACGCGCCTCATCGCTGCTGTATGCCGTTAGTCGTTACGTACTATCCCCTGGCGTAGGCCAGGCGGTATACACTTGACGCGCTATGGTTGTGGTGCGGCAATGGATCGGGAATAAGGTCGGGTTCTATCTGGCGCTGTTGTTTGCGGGGATGGTGGTGGGCTGCCAAATGCCGGCACGCGCCGCCGATCTCCCCACCCTGGCCGCTGCCGCCCTGTTAAACGACGCCCAATCCGGCAGCAGCAACGGCCTGCCCCCCACCTTCACCCCGCCGCCCCCCTCCCTCTCGCCATCCCCCACCGCCACCCTATTCGTCACCCCCCGCCCCCCCACGCAAACGCCCCTGCCCATTCCCACCAACACCCCCGTCACGCCCATTCCGCCCACGCTCACCCCCTCCATCACGCCCACACCCACCCTCACCCCCACCGCTACGTTAAAGCCGCCCGGCGCATATGGCCTCGACGAACCTCTGCCGCTGGCCTACTACCCACGCCCCGCGGACGACAATGGCTGGGGCATCCACTGGATACCGACCACCAGCCAGGAGCCGGGTATCGTGGATCGCTTCGTGGCCGAAGTGGCCCGTATGCATATCAAATGGGTCGTTTTCCTCAATGACGGCACGGACATCGGGCGCAACGATTACCTGGTGGATCAACTCGTCGCCCACGGCATCATGCCCGTTATGCGCCTCTACCGCAGCGGCATTTTGCCCTACGATGGCGACCTGGGGCAGATGGTGCGCCATTATCGCGCCCGTGGCGTCTTTTACTTCCAACTGTACAACGAACCCAACGTCAACGACGAAAACCACCAGGGCGTTTCCAACCCCAACACCTACGCCGTGGCCTGGGCCGCCGCCGCGCGCGAAGTCGTGGCTAATGGCGGCTATCCCGGCCTGGGCGCGCTCAGCCCCGGCGGGCCGTATGACCACTATCAATTTCTGGCGCGCGCGTTGCAAGCGTTGCGGCGGAATGGGGACCTGGGGCTGCTCAATCGGGGGTGGGTTTCCGTCCACAATTACCAGGGGCTGCGCGCACCAGACGATGCGGATGGCTTTCTGCTTTTCCGCCAATACGACGCCATCGTCAACGCCTATCTACACCATTCCATCCCCCTCATCGGCACGGAAGGCGGCTCCTACCACCCCGATCCCCAGGTGGAAAAGGAGATGCTCACGTGGCAGTATGCCTACATGCGTGGCGCAGAGCCGTATTATTTTGCCTTTAGCGGCTGGATTTTGGCGAATCTGGAGGGGGGCAGCGCGGACCCGGCCTGGGAGTGGCAGGCGTGGTTCCGCCGCGACTTCGTGCATCCCGTCGTGACGGATTTCTTTTACCAGACGGAGCGATAGATGTCATATTGGTTCAATCTCCAAGATTGAACCAATATAAAGCCGTTAGCCGCCGGCAAGCGCCTGCACGCCGTGCAGGATGGCCTGCTGCGCGGCGGTGAACCAGGGGGTGGGGAGGAAGCCGAGGAGGAGCGTGCCCAAAACGGTGAGGGCGACGGCTGTGTTCAGGGCGGGGCGGGTGCTGACTTCCCCTTCGCCTTCGTACATGAACATGAGGTAGACGACGCGCAGGTAGAAGTAGCCGGAAATGATGCTGGTGACGACGCCGACGATGGCCAACCACGCCAGATCGGCTTCGAGGGCGGCGCGGAAGATGTAGAATTTGCCGGAGAAGCCGCCCGTGGGGGGCACGCCCGTGAGGGAGAGCATGAAGGTGGCCATGGCCAGGGAGAGCAGCGGCGCGCGTTTTGCCAGTCCTTTGAAGTCTTCGAGGGCGTTGCCCACGCTTTCGCGCCGTTCCACGGCAATGACGATGGCGAACGCGCCCAGGTTGGTGAAGAGGTAGGCGAGCATGTAGAAGAGGGCCGCGCTCACCCCCTCCGGGCTGGAAATGCCGGCAGCGACCCCCATCAAAATGTACCCCGCGTGCGCAATGCTGGAATAAGCCAACATACGCTTGATGTTGGACTGCGCCAGGGCCACCACGTTCCCCAAAATCATCGTCAGGGCGGCAATCACGGCCACGGCGGGAACCCAGGTGGTGGCGATGGCCGGCAGGGCGCTGATGAAGATGCGCATGAGGGCGGCGAATCCGCCAACCTTCGCGCCCACGGACATGAACGCGGTGACGGCGGTGGGCGCGCCCTCGTAGACGTCGGGTGTCCACATGTGGAAGGGGACGGCGGCGACTTTGAAGGCGAAGCCGACGAGCAGCAACGCCGCGCCTGCCGTGCCCAGTGTGCCGCCGTCGCCGATGTTCGTCAGCAGTTGGGGCAGGGCGGTGGAGCCGGTGGCCCCGTAGATGAGGGCGATGCCGAAGACCATGAAGGCGGAGGAGAAGGCGCCGAGGAGGAAGTACTTCATGGCGGATTCTTCGGAGTCGGGGCGGGGGACGGCGAACCCGGAGAGGATGTAGAGGGGGATAGAGAGGAGTTCGAGGGCCAGGAAGACGAGGATCAGGTCGTTGGCGATGCTCATGAGCATCATGCCGGCAAGACTGAACAGCATCAGCATGTAGAATTCGCCCCGGTTCAGGTTGACGCGGTCCAGATAGCTGACGGAGAGGAGGACGGTGAGGATGCCCGTGACCAGGAGGATGCTGTTGAGGAAGACGCTGTAGCGGTCTACGATGACCATGGGGCTGCCGCCGTCGGGGGTGAAGGTGGCGCCGGTTTGGTTCCATTGGAGGAGGGTGATGATTAATGCCGGCACAATCCCCACCAGACTCAGCCAACCCGTGCGGTTTTTCTGTTCCTGTGGCACGAACAGGTCCACAAACATCAGAATCAGGCCCCAGGCCACCATCCAGATCAGCGGTAATAGCAGAAAAGTGTCAATGGACGGAATCGTAAACGTCATGAGCGCGTCATCCCTCTGAGAAACAAGTCGCTGTCGCCCCAGTCTATCCAGCCGTCATCATGCCCCCCAACGACTTGGACGGTCACAATGAACACGAACTATGACATACTGGCGTGGAAAACTGGCTGCGACCGGAATTCGATCTAATTTTTACGTAACTACCAGGCCAGATTGGACCAATTTTCTCTGCTGAAAACAACCATTGAGCGCGTGAAATGGGTCTAATCAGCAGAGAGCGTTAGTAGTTACATTTTCACAATGATAGCACATTCGCGCGGGATGACACATACTTTTGAGGTATGAGGTATGAGGTATGAGGTATGAGGTATGAGGTATGAGGTATGAGGTATGAGGTATGAGGTATGAGGTATGAGGTATGAGGTATGAGGTATGAGGTATGAGGGTGTGGTAATGATGGCGGTTGTTGCGGGCGCTGTTGGATGAACGGGCGATTGCTCTGGCTACGCGCCAATTCGTTGATGCCGCGCCGCTGTTCTGTTACTATCAGGACTTACGCATTTGACACAAATTACACGAATCAACACGAATTTTTCGGCTTTATTCGTGAAATTCGTGCCATTCGTGTCGAAAAATTCTCCAACTGTGTAAGTTCTAACCATAACGTCAAGTCGATTTCCCCATAGTCAACACAGGAGCGCGTGATGACAGACATACCCCAAATGCCGGCAGATTTTGCCATTCTCATAGACTTTCCCGACGAGGGCGGGCTGGTGCAGGCCAGCCTGGGCGATGACGTCACCGAATGGCTGCAAAAGTCCCAAATGGCGCTGGACAAAGCGATGACGACGATTGTGGGCATGGCTTACCGCGCCAGCCAACTGCGTGACCGCATTCCCCGCGAGTTTACGCAGGCCGAAATTGAGTTCGGCGTCAAGTTCGATTACGAAGCGGGCGCGCTGCTGGCGAAAGCGGGCGCCGAAGGCAGCATTAGCGTCAAGCTGACCTGGGAGCGGAAGAAGGATGACGACGAGAGATTGGTTCAATCTCCGAGATTGAACCAATCTGGACCCCTGCCATGACTGACGAAATCATCCTGCAAAACCTGCGCGACTTCACGGTGCAAATACGTCGCCTCAAAGACGACGCGATTGTGGGGACGGGCATTGCCGCCACCCTCGACGGTAAAATCGTCACCTGCGCCCATGTGGTCAAGGCGGCGCTGGGCGTGCATCCGCGCCAGGCGGGCGCGGCGGAGATGGGCGTTTACTTCCCGCAGGCGCGCGGGGACGAGCGCAAAAACCGCCGCGCCGTCATTGCCGCCTGCTTCCCCCAGCATGACGACGACGTGATTATTCTGCAACTGGACGGCCCGCCCCCGCTCGGCCCGGAACAGATACCCAAACTGGGAACCGCCGAACCCTCCGCCTTCCACCCCTTTCGTAGCTACGGCTACCGCCGTCTGGCAAAATACCAGGCGGGACACGCGCATGGCATGATCCTGGATGCAATAGAGTCGCCGCCTGGGGCCACGCTTCATGCCGACCCGGTGCAGCTAGAATCCAACCAGATCAATAAAGGGATGAGCGGCGCGGGGGTGCTGGATGTGGAGCGCAATCTGGTTGTCGGCCTTGTCTCCGAGGTGTGGCGGCCCGGCGCGGACGGCGTGGATCAGGGGACGGCGTGGGGCGTCAACGCCCGCGTGCTCAGCCTGCCGCCGATGGGCTTGATGTTGCAGGATGCGCCCGAACCTAAACAGGCCGCCGCTCAACCCCAGCCGCAATATCAAGACGTGGCGCGGCAGGTAGCCCATGCGCGGCCTGAATCCCAATTCCACGCCGCGCCGCCGCCGCTGGCGGAGTGGGTGGGGCGCGCCGACCTGCTGGAGGGCCTCACCCGCGACTACGCCGACCCCGACCGCCGCGTCACCGGCCTGATTGGCTTTGGCGGCGAGGGGAAGAGCAGCCTGGCGCGGCGGTGGGTGGACGATTTGGCAAATCGTCCTACGGGGGTGTTTTGGTGGGGCTTTTACGATAATGCCAACGTGGACGAATTCCTGGCCACGGCGCTGGATTTCATCAGCGGCGGCCTGATTGACCCGCGGCGGATGCCGTCCAGCAGCGCGAAGGCGCAGGCGACAGCGGCGATGCTGGCCAATGGGCGTTACTTGTTTGTGCTGGATGGGCTGGAGGTGTTGCAGCGGCAGGAGGGGGACAATTATGGCCTGCTCACCAGCCCCGATTTGCTCACCTTCCTGCAACTGTTTGCCGCGCCCGGGCATGATAGCTTTTGCCTGGTCACCAGCCGCGCCCCGCTGCTGGATTTGATGCCCTACACCAGCTACAACCACCGCGACGTGGGGCCGGTGTCGCGGGCGGATGGTCGCGCCTTGCTGCGGGCGCTGGGTGTTCAGGGGCGGGATGGGGCGTTGGACGGGCTGGTGACGGCGTGGGAGGGGCACGCGCTGACGCTTTCCCTGTTGGGCACGTACCTGGCCTGGCGACATGGCGGGGACGCCGCCTTTGCGGACGGGTTTGACCCGCTGGCGGCGGCGGAGGAGGACAATGAGGCTCCCACGGAGGCGCGGCGGCGGTATAGTCACGTACATCGCGTGCTGCGGCGGTATGATGAGCATTTGACGGCGGCGGAACGCGCCTTTATGACGTTATTCAGCGCCTTCCGTACGCCCGTGACGGCGGAGGCGTTGGGCAGGGTTTTTCGATCCACGGATGAGGCAGAGAACAACCCGTTGCGGGCGGCGTTGGCGGGGATGGATGCGGCTGCATTTGATGGGTTGATAACGCGGTTGACGGGCTACCGCTTGCTGCGGCATAACGCGGAGGCGGGGACGTACACGACGCACCCGCTGGTGCGCAGCCATTACCTGAACCAGTTGCTGCACAGCGGGCAGGCGGCGCAGACTCACGACCAGGTGAAGGCGTATTACCTGGAACTGGCGGGTGACACGCCCCACAACCCGACGCTGGCGCAGTTGGCGCCGCTGATTGAGGTCGTTTACCATGCCTGCCGCGCCGGGGCGTACGACGAGGCGTATGAAATATATGACGAGCGAATCGGTCAACGAAACCGTCATTATCTCCAACATGTTCTGGGCGCATTTGAAACGTCATTGAACATCATGCTGCAATTCTTCCCCGGTGGGGATGCCGGCCAGGAACCGCAGGTGAGCCAGGCGCGCGTTAAAGGCTGGATATTGAATACG harbors:
- a CDS encoding NADH-quinone oxidoreductase subunit N produces the protein MTFTIPSIDTFLLLPLIWMVAWGLILMFVDLFVPQEQKNRTGWLSLVGIVPALIITLLQWNQTGATFTPDGGSPMVIVDRYSVFLNSILLVTGILTVLLSVSYLDRVNLNRGEFYMLMLFSLAGMMLMSIANDLILVFLALELLSIPLYILSGFAVPRPDSEESAMKYFLLGAFSSAFMVFGIALIYGATGSTALPQLLTNIGDGGTLGTAGAALLLVGFAFKVAAVPFHMWTPDVYEGAPTAVTAFMSVGAKVGGFAALMRIFISALPAIATTWVPAVAVIAALTMILGNVVALAQSNIKRMLAYSSIAHAGYILMGVAAGISSPEGVSAALFYMLAYLFTNLGAFAIVIAVERRESVGNALEDFKGLAKRAPLLSLAMATFMLSLTGVPPTGGFSGKFYIFRAALEADLAWLAIVGVVTSIISGYFYLRVVYLMFMYEGEGEVSTRPALNTAVALTVLGTLLLGFLPTPWFTAAQQAILHGVQALAGG
- a CDS encoding trypsin-like peptidase domain-containing protein, with the translated sequence MTDEIILQNLRDFTVQIRRLKDDAIVGTGIAATLDGKIVTCAHVVKAALGVHPRQAGAAEMGVYFPQARGDERKNRRAVIAACFPQHDDDVIILQLDGPPPLGPEQIPKLGTAEPSAFHPFRSYGYRRLAKYQAGHAHGMILDAIESPPGATLHADPVQLESNQINKGMSGAGVLDVERNLVVGLVSEVWRPGADGVDQGTAWGVNARVLSLPPMGLMLQDAPEPKQAAAQPQPQYQDVARQVAHARPESQFHAAPPPLAEWVGRADLLEGLTRDYADPDRRVTGLIGFGGEGKSSLARRWVDDLANRPTGVFWWGFYDNANVDEFLATALDFISGGLIDPRRMPSSSAKAQATAAMLANGRYLFVLDGLEVLQRQEGDNYGLLTSPDLLTFLQLFAAPGHDSFCLVTSRAPLLDLMPYTSYNHRDVGPVSRADGRALLRALGVQGRDGALDGLVTAWEGHALTLSLLGTYLAWRHGGDAAFADGFDPLAAAEEDNEAPTEARRRYSHVHRVLRRYDEHLTAAERAFMTLFSAFRTPVTAEALGRVFRSTDEAENNPLRAALAGMDAAAFDGLITRLTGYRLLRHNAEAGTYTTHPLVRSHYLNQLLHSGQAAQTHDQVKAYYLELAGDTPHNPTLAQLAPLIEVVYHACRAGAYDEAYEIYDERIGQRNRHYLQHVLGAFETSLNIMLQFFPGGDAGQEPQVSQARVKGWILNTVGTCHMGLGRLGTTVPFYERGNQMAVEREEWHNASTGYQNLAHLNVSLGRLAAGAAAAGRALELARRSANKRNECEALACQGWAAHLRGETAAAATAFREAEALGREVDGSRQYLYTGRGIRHAAHLRRAGEAAYARRVTVANLEICERNRWTYYISMCRRVLGELDAAAGSQESARDHFDAALILARGISVRDVLIEALLARGRWAARSDLAGFQNLPGLRLPQAFSDLREALGYATDGGYRIYEADIRVSLGWAQRAAGDPAAARQEATRAQTMSREMGYHWGQVDAADLLAALD